The DNA window GGCGAGCGGCGAGCGGGCCCGCCGCCAAAGCCCTCAGCTCGTCTCGAGGGGCCAGGCGATCGGGAAGGCCGCGGCCGCGGCTGCCTCGGCTCGGGGAAGGCCCGGGTCCCAGAGGCGGCCGAGGAAGCGACGCGCCGTCGCCCCCGCGGATTCGTCCGAGGCGAGCCAGACGACGGGCGGCCCCATCTTCTCCGGGGTGACCAGCCCGGCGCGCGAGCGGCCGGCGACCTCGGGGACCATCGCGGTGTCGGCCCCCCCGCCCGGCACGAGGATGTTCGCCGTCACGCCGGTGCCCTCGAGGTCGCCGGCGGCGATCGCGGTGAAGGCCTCGCTCGCCGCCTTCATCGGCCCGTAGGGGGCGTTGCCGGGGCGGATCATCGTTGACAGGCTCGTCGTCACGGTCACAATCCGCCCGAAGCCGCGATCGACCATCTGCGGCGCGAGCGCCTTGGTGAGGAGGAAGGGGGCGTAGACGTGGACCGCGAAGAAGGCGCGCAGGTGCTCGGGCTCGACCTCGAAGAGGTGGATCGGCCGCGAGTAGCGGTCGCCGGCGCGCACCACGCCCATGCCGATGCCGGCGTTGTTCACCAGCACCTCGACCGGCCCGAAGGCCCTCTCGGAGGCGGTGACGACGGCGCTCACCCCCTCCGGGGTGCTGATGTCGGCGGCGACGGCGAGGGC is part of the Acidimicrobiales bacterium genome and encodes:
- a CDS encoding SDR family oxidoreductase, which encodes MSGAAVSGEEPLDLGGRVVLVTGGAGGLGRAMARALVASGARVVLADVAASGVGAFADELGPQALAVAADISTPEGVSAVVTASERAFGPVEVLVNNAGIGMGVVRAGDRYSRPIHLFEVEPEHLRAFFAVHVYAPFLLTKALAPQMVDRGFGRIVTVTTSLSTMIRPGNAPYGPMKAASEAFTAIAAGDLEGTGVTANILVPGGGADTAMVPEVAGRSRAGLVTPEKMGPPVVWLASDESAGATARRFLGRLWDPGLPRAEAAAAAAFPIAWPLETS